A region of the Alligator mississippiensis isolate rAllMis1 chromosome 5, rAllMis1, whole genome shotgun sequence genome:
tgatccatttttaaagtctggtcatgaccctttcatatattcttgtgacccacttttgagtcatgacccacaggttgagaaatgctgaactagatgacctcctgaggtcctttccaccccAGTTTCTCTAGGATTTTATCATTCTAAGCTCCAGAGCTGTTTTATTGTCCTAACACTCATGTCAACTTGTGTGCCTTTtggacacagtgggcatgtctacacaagatgctaactgcacagtagctgaataatacttcACAGTAGCACATTGCAGCACAAACAGTACTAATACACCACTGCAcattattattaggctactgtgcagcacAAAAAGGCATTCGCAAGTGCTAATGTacagtaactccggttactgtgcatttatttactacttgattatacaagtactaaataaatgcgcagtaaccactgcacagtagcaccttgtgtagacgtgcccagctAGGAGTAAAGAGAAACTTCTTCAAATGAGGCTTTGGTGGGAATTCATTGTTACTTCCTCTTATCTGCTCTCTGGTGCCTACCACCATCACTTCCACTCCAAGCACATGCATTTTCCTTCATGTCCCATGTCTCTTGGAAACACCCTGGCCTAAGTTGGCAGCCTCCTCTTGATCCATTtcctagagcagtgtttcccaaccagtgtgccacggcacaaaagtgtgctgtcagaaatgCATAGGTATGCCGCGAATTTTGCCATGACAATGAGctgcaatgagctacaataggtatgagcatggggaatgccttaacaggtgcgccacggaaaatttttattaatgcaaGTGTGCCTTGgactggaaaaggttgggaaacactgtcctAGAGAACAGAGGGGGAGTCTGAGCCTGAGGCCACTGGAAGTGTAGGGCAAAGGGTGGCTGCAGTTACAGCCTGTGAGCAGGAAAACATGTCTCCCTGATTTCCAAACATTCATCCCAACTTGTTCAAACTTCATGAGCCAGAACAGGAAATCCTAGCGAGAACAGTGATTCCTAATGACTGTGCCATGGTTACACTAGTGTGCCATGATAGTGGTAGAAGCACACTGCAAAAAATGGGTGGGATGGGACCCTAGCCAGGCTGGCCCCACTGAATGGGACCCACAAACaggatctagcccacagaccaGTGGGTGAAGTATACGggcaattttaatccagaaaaaccCCCAGGATGCCCTAGGTATCAAAAATCTGGGAAACTCTGAGCTAGAGCTACATTCTACCTTCAGCTTGCTTTTAAGACACTTGCTCTTAGGTCATTTGAGGGCAGACAGTGGCGATGTGCAGGGGGttcacgggggtgcacgtgcaccccttgagagtgccggtgcaccccctgaatggCCGTGCTCACCGCTTAGGGGAtggacccgggggggggggggaggcaggtgggagcacctgtgcaccccctgcaagcaTCAGTTGGGGAATGGAGCGCtatggtgctcccagaagtggccgcagcaaTCAGCCGCCTCACGATCAGCtgagggggacccctccctatCAGCAAGTTCAGCTGTGGGGGTACctccccctggtcactgactggtcgctgagggggcacgtgcccccgctAAGGTGGCACCACTCGCCCATAAGGGTACAATTACGTCTCTGTCCATACAGAGTCATATTCAGCTCTTTTTTAATTAGGTGTGAATCTGGAACAACTCCATTGAACACAGGGTTCAGGTCTGAATTACCAGGAGGTAAGAGAAGACTTACGTGGCATGAAAGGCTTTGTCTTATTGAAAGGGCTAAAACTATTGTAGTGTAGATAGTCTGCAGGGTTTTTGTGATATAGCCCTTTGTGACCCTTTAGTGATTTAAAACACTAAATCTTATAGTTTTAAATCTCCTTCCTCACTGTTGCTTGTGCTAGTGGGGGGGATTGGTAAGTGGACTGGATTTCTTAAATAGCAGCAGTGACAGGGGACTCTTGGAGTCCTGCACTGAAGTTTTCAGTCCCCGGCTCGGATCAGCTGTGGTCACCCCAGCCAGTACGTTTGCAGAATAGAACCTAACCTATTTCCCAGCTTGTGTTTCCAGTGCTGTGTGTAGCACGTACATTTTGGGCTATTGAAACAGCCAGCTCCCTAACCCCCTACAGGCCACAAATAAAATaacagggtgtgggggggagaggggtgttcCCTCCAAAAGCTGCAAAAGTTTCTCACTGAAAATATGAGAGTTCAGCCCTGATTAAAAAGACCTTGGTTCTTTCCTCAGTtattcttcccctccctttcctttcttcttaaCCTGCATCTGAATTTGTAgatcagaaaaagagagagataagGGAAGCACTTTctcttcttttactttttttttcccttttcttttttctttgttttcttttcttttcctttcccctttcttttcctttctcttgtccttttttcttttcttttacttttcttttctcccttctttttttcGTTTCTTTTACTTGTCTTTTCCCTGTTTTCTtcgcttttgtttcttttcttttccctcttcttggctcttttctttttccccttttcttttcccttttctctttcttttattctcctctcctcttctcctctcttcctctgtCAGGAATGCTCCAAACTGCAGCACACTGAGAAGCGTAGTGATGTCGCCGGGGGATTAAGCCGAGTGAGTGGAGGTGATGTCACTGTGCCTGAAaagaaacaccccccccccccaaatgaatgATGCTGCCAGAGAAGCAGGCTCAGCCCCCCCGTCACTCGGGGCACTGGTATAAATCCGGCCCTACGCTCTGCATGGCTGTCCGCGGATGCCGAGAGCCCGGAGGCGAGAGGACCGCTCCGGGGCCCGAGCTCGCGTCGCCCTTGCGGGGAGCCCGccgggagccaggaggagctgagcggcggcggcggcggcggcggcggccgggcaGATGCTGGCGGCGCTGGCGGTGCTGGCGCTGGGGCtgcgggcgggcgcgggcgccCCGTGCGAGGCCGTGCGCATCCCCATGTGCCGGGCCATGCCCTGGAACATCACGCGGATGCCCAACCACCTGCACCACAGCACGCAGGAGAACGCCGTCCTGGCCAGCGAGCAGTACGAGGAGCTGGTGGCCACCGGCTGCAGCCCCGTGCTCCGCTTCTTCCTCTGCGCCATGTACGCGCCCATCTGCACGCTGGAGTTCCTCTACGACCCCATCAAGCCGTGCAAATCCGTGTGCCAGCGCGCCCGCGACGGCTGCGAGCCGCTCATGAAGCGCTACAACCACAGCTGGCCCGAGAGCCTGGCCTGCGAGGACCTGCCCGTGTACGACCGCGGCGTGTGCATCTCCCCCGAGGCCATCGTCACGGACCTGCCGGCGGGTGagccgggcgcggggcggcggagggctGTGGGCACGGCGCTGGGGCAGCCCCCGGGCTCCGCGGGCAGGAGGGCCCATGCCCCGGGCAGCGCCTGCCTCTCCTCTCACACACCCAGCGCTGCCAGAGCCGCTCCCCTGAGGCACGGCTTCGCCTGCTTGccagccttttttgtaccaggacccattgtGGGGGAACAAGTGCCGTAGCAAAGCGGGgcaagtagggtggccatcacggGGCGCTTGGCCACGTTACACCTCTCCTGTTCCCACATTGCACTTTTCCTGTGTTGTCTGCtagtcctctgtcctctattgagaGGAAACCCGGCACCTTTATgtcctccatttttctctttgaGTGAAAATTCACATAGtgtctcttcaagagaaaaatagaggacataaaggcactggatttcatatcaatagagaacagggccagcccacaatttttcaGGGCCCCGTGCAAGAAATAGTTTGGgggcccctgccccaaagaagctgccagcagaggcggggagcagggagagggatggTGAGCGGCTGGACGTAGGGTTCCCTTAGCTTCGGAGCCCCCTGCGGCCGCAGGTTTCACAGTATAGGATGGGCTGGCCCtgatagaggacagagtagcagaaaattTAAGTGTTCTCTATGATGACCACCCTAAGGGCAAGCCAAAACAAaagggtgccaacaggtgctgctcagccgGGGCAGGGCACAGCCGCGAGCGGCTCATTTGGAGAGACGTGGAAACAGGGGAAGGGCGGCTCCCGCCGCTGTGTGCACTCCCGAGCAagcatggggagggcagcatgtgctccatggatctgtgcatggggtgagggtaggctgccactgcaggctttgccctgggtgctaAACTTCATTACTATGGCACTGgggggaactctgccagcctgcaaagggaaagccacacaatttctcctttaaaagagaatccagttttaaagtttgttaatccactttaaaagtttgttcacagccctttcatatattcttgggacctacttttgggtcacaactCACGggctgagaaatgctgatctGGCCCTTCTTCAAGACATCTCTGAAACTCCCAGACAAATCCAGCTAGGTAAAGGGCCATCGTTTTTCCCTTGGCAGGGCCCCCAGAAACAGATCAGGGAGAAGAGCTGCCCTCTCCCAGTGCCTCTTACTAGCCTGGAAGATGGAAGCTAGGGGCAAGCTGGCAGCATGGTGAGGCCAAGCATGCCCTATGTTCATGAAACCCTAGCTGAAACCCTGCCAGCATCACTGCCCACTTAATGCAGCTTCTAGGGACACACTGGCAGTCCCCTGCTGAAACCCTGTCGGCATCACTTGATGCAGCTTCTAGGGCCGTTAGGGGCAAGCAGGGGACCTCCTGCAGACAAGCGCTTTCAGGGATgatggagctggcaggctgattGCAGGAGATGAGTATTGTAGAAGCAAAGTAGGATGCCCCTGTGGGTTTCTTTTTCattgattcatagaatcatagaaaaataagactggaagggacctcaggaggtagtcatctaatccaatccccaGCTCAGGGACAGATCATCCTTATCTAAAGTACCTACACAActttcaaaaattattttaatctgTTTATTCAGAATGGGGCTTTCCTTTGCTGTCATATGCTGGGTTCTTGGCATGGCTTGAGTGCAGTTTTTATCTTGGTTTTTCAGATGTGAAGTGGATGGATTTTACTCAGGATGTGATAGTCCAAGAAAGACCTCAAGAATCTGACTGCAAGAATGTAAACCATGGTGTGTCTCCTACTGATTCATCACTCCCTTAAAATAATCCTGTGCTTGACATAGTGTCAATTCACATTTTCCctatgcttttttttcctgtttgtttaaaGATCGCTGCAAGTGCAAAAAGATAAAGCCAACCCTAGCAACTTACCTGACCAGGAACTACAGCTACAGTAAGTGCAGCAGGGAAATCACATCAAAGTTTCCTTGAGGGGgtttgaggtggggtggggagagggggcatgataagagtttaaaataaatagggatttattatttattctctcTCACAATACGAGAACTAGGGGGTCATAACATGAAACTAGTAGGTGTACGTTtcaaactaacaaaaggaagttcttttttacaCAGCGTGTGAACTCATTAAatcatggaactcattgccaccaaaTATTGTAGAAGCtggcagtttagccagattcaaaatgggactggacaaattcctggagggaaggggcgtCAGTAGCCATTGAACATGGGAGTTatggatacagcctctgaataaGAATTTCCTCGACCTTAAAATGCTTGAAGCTACAAGGGAGAAaggaacagtgaaaaaaaataccctggtcctacccagttcactctccctttctgcATCCACTCTGCTActatgacacaggatactgggcaagatggacctatggtttgacccagtaaatggcaattcttatgttcttacagAGTCTTTCAGCTGCTGTGTTTAGTATTATTGTGTTATGAGGGcaaatcatttaaaaagaaaagatcgGGTCTATCAATTCTAGCAAACCAATAATCATAACCGCACACCATTTTCTGAGACTATAAAAAATTGTTTTCCCTGGAAACATCTCACTTTGTTTTCCTTAAAATAGCAACTAGCAAATCTCTAGAGCTTTTCAGTCATTAAAACTCACCAGGGTGGTGCAGTGTTTCTATAATAAAAGATTTTCCCAATACAATTTAGTGGGACAATGAGATTGTTTAGAAGAAttgagaggagaaaaaaatccgTTAATATATTAACAAATTTACCTGAGGTGATTAATGCATTTAGATGCACAAAATAGCTGGAGACTTTGAGGATGGCcgtgtttatttttctttgtcaGGGAAACCGGAATCTTTTTTGGCCATGTAAATACAATTTTGCATTTCCAACCAGCTGAAAATAGTTTATATGAAAGCAATGAAAGCAAAGGGGCAAGGAAAGTTAGAAAAGCAACTTTGTTATTTACTCACAAATTAAGTCATAGACTTATTTTTGGTCATCATAAAATTTACTATATTTTGCATGTTAGGCATTACAATCATATGATCATATACTCAAGTTGTGTCAAGTTGTGTCAGATAGAGATCATTTGAAGTCAATGTTGCTATAACAGTTTTTACCAACTGAGGACCTGGCTCATGGCTTTCATGTTACATTGCATGACACAGAGACAATATACATGTTTTGATCtctaaaaataatttctgaaCACAAGTGAGTAAGAAAAACTATTTATATTTTTTACCTTTTAATAATAAAGTCCGTAAAATCAACAGTGGAATTCTCATGTACTAATATAATTTATAGCAATCTACAGGTGCTGTTTCTGGGAGGGGTGTTACTGGAATTCATTTATTACAAAATATGGATGTTAGGTTTTATTACAATAAACATTATAACATGATATATTTGTATCAGATTACATGATCAGGTTAGTTGCTTACATCTTTAAGGTTTAAACAAACACTTATGTGAAGTCAGGAGGCCCTTTGTAAAAAGAAATGGGCATTTACCATGCTGAGCTATTGGTAAACACATTTATATTAAATCATTGCACTTTGGTGATGCTAAGGCTATGAACTGGTAGAACACTGAACTTCTCCATTATCTGCATTTGTCTAAAATGCATGAAAAAGCAGCAACTTAAAATGACCGTACTTTaagcaatttaaaatgaaatgtgctTCAGCATGAGTTTACCTGAATGAAGCTTGCAGGTTCATGATCTACCTTTAGAGAAACTGAAAGCATCACATTGCATTCATTATGTCTACAATCAAGATTTTAGCTTTGAGGTTCTTAGATTTTCCCTTTCAAAATCAATAGGTATTTTACTGTCAGAAGAGGAATAGCAAAAAAATACAGGGGAAATATCCAATCAAATTCTTGTTCTGCTGAAAATCTGTTTTAGAATAATATATGTAACCAACATATCTTTCTGATGATTTGGGCCAGGCtgttaaatacaaaaaaaaaataaataaataaaataaaaaataaaatcacaattAACCAATCACAACTggttaaatacaaaaaaaaaaaaaaatcataacacaATGGTTAACACAATTGGCTTTTGttatgattttatattttattttttaaacaattccCAGGAACAAAATGCTTTTTTAGGAAGTCTGTAATAAGTCTTTATCTATTTTCATTGTTGTAAAGCAAATTCCCAATTACAAGTTaacataaaaaatattaaaagtacCTAAGTCATTTGCAAATTAAGTAAGATTTGAAAAAGGGATGTAAACTTCAGAATTGCttcagtgcttttgaaaacctAGGTTCTTAAAGCACTGTATGTGGGTGATACAGATTTGTGCTATAGTTACAGTTAATACATATCATTCCAATGATCCTGTAAATACTGCCTTCTTAATAGGTAATTTTCCGCTATGTTTTGAAGTTTATTCCAAACATTCAGAGTTCCACATAGATATCTCTGACTTGCAGGTGGTAAGGTAGATATATGCTGATCGTGCCCTGTTATACATTTTTTGTGGTTGTAATTATATGCTgtataaagggggaaaaaaggagcaaCTCTGTTTATATTTCAGTcacaatggatgcatctacatgagatgttacctGTACAGTAGTCTAATTctattgtgcagtagcgtgcagggcaaaaattgtgctaatatgctactgtgcagtagtattaggctactgtgcagttagtgtcatTAAAAACCCaggtgccagtgctactgtgcagtagcaccaggtactgtgcattgatttagtacttggttatacaagtactaaacctAATGTTTAGTGCAGTAACTATGAACATATAGACATGTCCAGTCTCTGTCATTTGACTTCCCTGTTCCTCTATTTTTCCTCATGCTGGACTCACCTGAGTGCTGAGTCCTGTAAAAGAAGTCTTTCAGTAAGAACCAGGCCTTCCCCACTCACTCAAAACTCCTGTCACTTTCAATAGGAATTTTGTGTATGTGAAGAAAGCACAAGCTAGCTTGGAAAATGTGTAATCTGATACAAGAGTTTCCCATCAGTCTGATGGCAGCAAACTTCCTATTTTCTATTCATAATAGAGATGATCAAATGGCAAGATCTTCCATAAAATATGttgctgtatttctggaatttGCCAGTTACTAATGCAGCTTATTGAGAAAAGAACTTTCTGAAAAGGATTTGCAGGCTCTTCTTAAAATCCCGATGTAAGTTTGATCAGAACTCTCTTACTGAAGGAATGAATTGCCTCTTTTAAAATCTGTGTAGTTTTTCAGTGTTGTTCAGATGCTTAGCGCTACAGAACCCAAATGTCACCATATGTTTCTCCTTTCTATAGCTAGGGAAACAGGTTTCAGTGACTATTTTATGTGTGTACCTGTTCTCTTAAAATATAATCCAATATCAAGACAGGATAGTGCTTTTGCAAGAATTTTTCAATGACTTTCATTTAAGGGAAGaaacagtattattattattaactatgTACATTTTGAACCCCCTTAGTTAAGTAAGCTACTAAGTTTTTTATTTAGAACCCTACTCATTTTTAAGGTATCTGAAATTCTTAACATACACCTTGAGGTTTTGACAATCTCTTTTATAGTCATAAGCTAACCTTCAGAAGCTTGAATGGTTTTATTATTGAAAGGACAATAGGTTTCATGGTAAATCTCTATGTCATAATGTAAATATGTCAAAGTAACCATAAATAATAATGAGTTGGGAATGAACAACCAACTTATTTGTGTGAGTTAGAATCCTTGGAGTCCATGGGGTTGTCTGTAGGGTAATGGTTTGCAGGATAGGCATGAAAACAGCAACAGGGATGTGCTCAACTTTATATTTTGAGTAATCAGGTTGAAAAGCCAATTAGGATCAGGTCCCTGTGCCCTGggccatgtgcatacacacataagAAGAAATGGTTCCTGCCTCAGTTTACAACTGAAGCAGGAGCTTATATGATATGAAAAAGCTTTATTCAGTTTTAAATGATATTTCCTGAAATCCTGAGTATTCCTTCAATTCCTTAAATTTTGTCCTTGCTTATATACTTTTCAAATTGCAGTTATTCATGCTAAAGTAAAGGAAGTGGAAAGAAGGAGCTGCAATGAAGTAACGACAGTGGTTGAAGTGAAAGACATACTGAAGTCCTCAACACCTATCCCTCGGTCACAAGTGCCTCTTATTACGAATTCATCCTGCCAGTGTCCACCTCTTCAACCAAAGCAAGATGTCCTGATCATGTGTTATGAATGGCGTTCCAGGTAAGAAATTATAGTGTTGTACAAGGATCAGTTtaatcaaatttaaaagaaagggGACAAATAGTAGAAAAGGCTACTTCTCTGCTGTGAAACTATAACTAAGGTTGTTTCCTTGATCACTATCCAATATACAGTTTAAGGGAATATATATAGTCCCTGCAAATCCATGACTTCAGATAGCAACAGGTAAATATGTGCTTGTGGTTGGAGTCAAGGTTGTTCGGAATCTGTATACATTGTATTTTTGTGGGGCAATATTATTAACTGAAAATCCAAAACGTAAGGATCATAGAGCAGTTACATATAGAAGTTTAATGGGTTATTTCtgtagttttaaaatattaaagtattaatattttaaaactacCTCTATGTAGTTAGTATAAAGATTATATTAATTACTGGAGTAACTTTATTAAAACTTAACAAAGGTTTTTGTACAAGCttatattaataatatttaaaatttacATAGCATCTTTTCCCTAAGGATCTGAAAATACTTTAAGAtaagttaatttttaaaaaactttgtTGCAATGCCAATTTTATAGATAGGGGCTGTAAGGCATAGATGTGTGAAAAGAATCACAAATTAGGTAA
Encoded here:
- the SFRP4 gene encoding secreted frizzled-related protein 4, with the translated sequence MLAALAVLALGLRAGAGAPCEAVRIPMCRAMPWNITRMPNHLHHSTQENAVLASEQYEELVATGCSPVLRFFLCAMYAPICTLEFLYDPIKPCKSVCQRARDGCEPLMKRYNHSWPESLACEDLPVYDRGVCISPEAIVTDLPADVKWMDFTQDVIVQERPQESDCKNVNHDRCKCKKIKPTLATYLTRNYSYIIHAKVKEVERRSCNEVTTVVEVKDILKSSTPIPRSQVPLITNSSCQCPPLQPKQDVLIMCYEWRSRLMLLDGCLVEKWKDQLNKRFKRWEQRLQEQKLRTAQNKNQNAGRSGRSGPPKLTTKITSPALGVPKKTNKIRNDQKETNPKKV